The Labrus mixtus chromosome 16, fLabMix1.1, whole genome shotgun sequence genome window below encodes:
- the dazl gene encoding deleted in azoospermia-like, whose protein sequence is MDIHKPRSSTQTSPSLKLANGYILPEGKLTPNALFVGGIDMKVDENEMQDFFARYGAVKEVKIITYRGGICKGYGFVYFNEDVNIQSIIEQQISFKGRKLKLGPAIMKERSARSMPSRLVGPAPWMNPMQYFYCACCSPMGGGMAQPSPILNGGSPYNQPYSYSNLGGVMIPQMPMNYAQNAYAYQNFVDCGVQTMLTVL, encoded by the exons ATG GATATCCACAAGCCCAGGAGCAGCACCCAGACTTCACCTTCCCTGAAGTTGGCAAATGGCTACATCTTACCTGAGGGTAAACTGACCCCCAACGCCCTGTTTGTTGGTGGGATTGACATGAAG GTGGATGAAAACGAAATGCAGGACTTCTTTGCCAGATATGGTGCTGTCAAGGAAGTTAAGATTATCACATACCGTGGAGGAATCTGCAAGGG GTATGGGTTTGTTTACTTTAATGAAGATGTCAACATTCAGTCAATCATTGAG CAACAGATCAGTTTTAAGGGCCGGAAACTAAAACTGGGCCCAGCTATCATGAAAGAAAGGAGCGCAC GTTCCATGCCGTCCCGTCTGGTTGGCCCAGCACCTTGGATGAACCCCATGCAGTACTTCTACTGTGCTTGCTGTTCACCCATGGGAGGGGGCATGGCACAACCTTCACCTATCCTTAATGGAGGTAGCCCCTACaatcag CCGTATTCGTACTCAAACTTGGGAGGGGTCATGATCCCACAGATGCCAATGAACTACGCACAGAACGCCTATGCTtaccag AACTTCGTGGACTGTGGAGTCCAGACTATGCTGACTGTGTTGTAG